From a region of the Salinispira pacifica genome:
- the ppdK gene encoding pyruvate, phosphate dikinase has product MAEKRVYFFGGGQAEGSAKMKDLLGGKGANLAEMTSLGIPVPPGFTITAKMCEQYYKNGRKNSDDLVEEVEEHLHRLESTVGKKLGDKDSPLLVSVRSGAAVSMPGMMDTILNLGLNDEAVIGLQKSTNNERLAWDSYRRFINMFGNVVMGIPHEEFEKEMDKVKYKKNVEEDVDLDANDLKELVKLYKALYKKQTHEDFPQDPLDQLWKAINAVFGSWNNPKAIKYRKINDIKDLLGTAVSVVAMVFGNFGDDSGTGVCFSRDPSTGEKMFYGEYLMNAQGEDVVAGIRTPKRITTLQDQDPKLFQTLVDVKDRLEKHYRDMQDMEFTIQEGKLYLLQTRNAKRTGAAAIKVAVDMVSEGVISKEEALTRVTPLQLEQVFHPAIHPATKKKVKAIAKGLNASPGAATGQIVFSADEAEEWHAEGKKVLLVRPETSPEDIGGMDVAEGILTSTGGMTSHAAVVARGMGKPCIAGCKEAQIVNKKMVIKGQEFKEGDWITLDGASGEVFEGKLELKEPEIKGELTTFLSWADEVRIHSYRASKGLKGFGVRTNADTSTDAQRARDFGAEGIGLCRTEHMFFEEEKIKIFREMIVAADDEARKKALDKLLPLQQKDFVGIFEVMNGFPVTIRLLDPPLHEFVPKDDDQIKELAKIAGISAQALKNKIRSLHEENPMLGHRGVRLGITFPEIYRMQAEAIMRAACEAALKGVQVYPEIMIPLVGHIRELEIMRGHVEEVAKKVLQETKAKIDYKIGTMIEVPRATLVADELAHHADFFSFGTNDLTQMTYGFSRDDVGSFVPQYIQEGILEDDPFAKLDQEGIGQLIELGIGKGRDTNKYLKIGICGEHGGEPSSVDFCYRAGMNYVSCSPFRVPVARLSAAQSVLSNQK; this is encoded by the coding sequence ATGGCTGAAAAACGAGTGTATTTTTTTGGTGGAGGGCAGGCTGAGGGATCTGCAAAGATGAAAGATCTCCTCGGTGGTAAGGGAGCGAACCTTGCGGAAATGACCAGTCTGGGCATACCGGTGCCTCCGGGGTTCACCATCACGGCAAAGATGTGTGAACAGTACTACAAGAACGGCAGAAAGAATTCCGATGACCTGGTGGAAGAAGTTGAAGAGCATCTTCACCGTCTGGAATCCACTGTGGGCAAGAAGCTCGGGGACAAGGATTCCCCTCTGCTGGTTTCGGTCCGTTCCGGTGCTGCGGTTTCCATGCCGGGCATGATGGACACCATCCTTAATCTCGGATTGAACGACGAAGCGGTTATCGGTCTGCAGAAAAGCACCAATAATGAACGTCTGGCCTGGGACAGCTACCGCCGCTTCATTAATATGTTCGGAAATGTGGTGATGGGCATCCCCCACGAAGAATTCGAAAAGGAAATGGACAAGGTCAAGTACAAGAAGAACGTGGAAGAAGACGTTGATCTTGACGCCAATGACCTGAAAGAGCTTGTGAAGCTCTACAAGGCACTGTATAAAAAACAGACCCATGAAGACTTTCCCCAGGATCCATTGGACCAGCTCTGGAAGGCAATTAATGCCGTTTTCGGCTCCTGGAACAACCCCAAAGCAATAAAATACCGGAAAATCAATGATATTAAGGACCTTCTGGGTACGGCGGTGAGCGTTGTAGCCATGGTTTTCGGAAACTTCGGGGATGACAGCGGAACCGGGGTATGTTTCTCCCGTGATCCTTCAACCGGAGAGAAGATGTTCTATGGTGAATATCTGATGAACGCCCAGGGAGAGGATGTAGTTGCGGGAATCCGTACGCCCAAGCGCATTACCACCCTGCAGGACCAGGATCCCAAGCTGTTTCAGACCCTGGTGGATGTTAAGGATCGGTTGGAAAAGCATTACCGGGATATGCAAGACATGGAGTTTACCATTCAGGAAGGCAAGCTCTATCTTCTCCAGACCCGGAACGCCAAGCGTACCGGCGCAGCGGCCATCAAGGTTGCGGTTGATATGGTGAGCGAAGGTGTGATCAGCAAGGAAGAGGCTCTGACCCGGGTTACCCCCCTCCAGCTTGAGCAGGTATTTCATCCTGCAATTCATCCTGCGACCAAAAAGAAAGTGAAAGCCATTGCCAAGGGTCTGAACGCCAGCCCCGGTGCCGCCACCGGTCAGATCGTGTTCAGTGCCGATGAGGCCGAGGAATGGCATGCCGAAGGCAAAAAGGTTCTTCTGGTACGTCCGGAAACCAGCCCCGAAGATATCGGCGGTATGGACGTTGCAGAAGGGATTCTCACATCAACCGGGGGAATGACCAGCCATGCTGCGGTGGTTGCCCGTGGAATGGGAAAACCCTGTATTGCGGGCTGTAAGGAAGCCCAGATTGTAAACAAGAAAATGGTGATCAAGGGTCAGGAGTTCAAGGAAGGCGACTGGATCACCCTGGACGGCGCCAGCGGCGAAGTGTTCGAAGGCAAGCTTGAGCTGAAGGAACCGGAAATCAAGGGCGAACTGACAACATTTCTCAGCTGGGCCGATGAAGTGCGCATCCACAGCTATCGGGCTTCCAAGGGACTGAAGGGATTCGGCGTTCGCACCAACGCGGATACTTCCACCGACGCCCAGCGGGCCCGGGACTTCGGCGCGGAAGGTATTGGACTGTGCCGAACCGAGCACATGTTCTTTGAAGAGGAAAAGATCAAAATTTTCCGGGAAATGATTGTAGCCGCAGATGATGAAGCCCGGAAGAAAGCGCTGGATAAACTTCTGCCCCTGCAGCAGAAGGATTTTGTGGGTATATTTGAGGTGATGAACGGCTTTCCGGTGACCATCCGGCTGCTGGATCCTCCCCTCCATGAGTTTGTGCCCAAGGATGATGATCAGATCAAGGAGCTTGCAAAAATAGCCGGGATATCGGCCCAGGCGCTGAAAAACAAGATCCGTTCCCTCCACGAAGAAAATCCCATGCTGGGACACCGGGGTGTGCGCCTTGGTATCACTTTTCCGGAAATCTACCGCATGCAGGCGGAAGCAATTATGCGGGCAGCATGTGAAGCTGCTCTGAAAGGCGTACAGGTATATCCCGAGATCATGATCCCCCTGGTGGGACATATCCGCGAACTGGAAATCATGCGGGGCCATGTGGAGGAAGTGGCGAAGAAGGTGCTCCAGGAAACCAAGGCGAAGATCGACTACAAGATCGGCACCATGATCGAGGTGCCCCGTGCAACGCTGGTGGCCGATGAACTTGCCCACCATGCTGACTTCTTCAGCTTCGGTACCAACGACCTGACCCAGATGACCTACGGCTTCAGCCGGGATGACGTGGGCAGCTTTGTGCCCCAGTACATCCAGGAGGGAATTCTCGAGGATGACCCCTTCGCCAAACTGGACCAGGAAGGTATCGGTCAGCTCATCGAACTGGGGATCGGCAAAGGCCGGGATACCAACAAGTATCTGAAGATCGGTATTTGCGGTGAGCACGGCGGAGAACCGAGCTCGGTGGATTTCTGCTATCGGGCGGGAATGAATTACGTGAGCTGTTCTCCCTTCCGGGTTCCGGTTGCACGGCTTTCTGCGGCTCAGTCAGTGCTGAGCAATCAGAAATAG
- a CDS encoding Hsp20/alpha crystallin family protein: MSRELSLFRDFWNDVPSMLDADWNNLPGHLSSDISGNMRKMLNAKCDFQDREDSYRIELELPGVKKKEVEIELRNDVLTVSWERKQEKKKGLGKNSRFERSQGSFTRSFTVRGADESKINAELRDGVLNINVPKTEEARPHHISIS, encoded by the coding sequence ATGAGTCGTGAACTGAGCCTGTTCAGAGACTTCTGGAACGATGTTCCTTCCATGCTTGATGCGGACTGGAACAATCTTCCGGGACATCTTTCCAGCGACATCTCAGGGAACATGCGAAAGATGCTCAATGCCAAATGCGACTTCCAGGACCGGGAGGATTCTTACCGGATTGAACTGGAACTTCCGGGGGTAAAGAAAAAAGAGGTTGAAATTGAGCTGAGAAACGATGTTCTCACCGTTTCCTGGGAACGGAAGCAGGAAAAAAAGAAGGGTCTGGGCAAGAACTCCCGCTTTGAACGGAGTCAGGGGAGTTTTACCCGGAGTTTCACCGTGCGGGGCGCAGACGAATCGAAAATCAATGCTGAGCTGCGGGACGGAGTGCTGAATATCAACGTGCCGAAGACCGAAGAGGCCCGGCCGCATCATATCAGCATTTCATGA
- a CDS encoding Hsp20/alpha crystallin family protein — MNLAKKESKDRQVESTRGNSFRTPACDIHENENSYLMIFDLPGVEKKDVNITVEQNVLNLSAECSKAPGEGYDMLREEMQFSGYKRSFELGETVDSGNISAQYDNGSLILTLPKKENKKTKKIQIELK, encoded by the coding sequence ATGAATCTTGCAAAAAAAGAATCAAAGGACCGGCAGGTTGAAAGCACCCGGGGAAACAGCTTCCGGACACCTGCCTGCGATATCCATGAAAACGAAAACAGCTACCTGATGATCTTCGATCTGCCGGGTGTGGAAAAGAAGGATGTGAATATCACAGTGGAACAGAATGTGCTGAATCTGAGTGCCGAATGCAGCAAAGCACCGGGCGAAGGCTATGATATGCTCAGGGAAGAAATGCAGTTTTCCGGATACAAAAGAAGTTTTGAACTGGGAGAAACGGTGGACAGCGGAAATATCAGCGCCCAATACGATAACGGCAGCCTGATCCTCACCCTTCCCAAGAAGGAAAACAAGAAAACCAAAAAGATTCAGATCGAACTGAAATAG
- a CDS encoding co-chaperone GroES, with protein sequence MNVQPLGDRVLLKTEAGEEKTSGGLFIPQTAQEKTQTAVVTAIGDDTDVITVKVGDRVMYDKYAGTQVKIDGDDHLIVSFSDIIAIIK encoded by the coding sequence ATGAACGTACAGCCCCTAGGCGACCGGGTACTTCTTAAGACAGAAGCCGGCGAAGAAAAAACTTCCGGAGGTCTGTTTATCCCTCAGACTGCCCAGGAAAAGACCCAAACTGCGGTAGTAACTGCAATCGGTGATGACACCGATGTGATCACTGTGAAGGTGGGGGACCGGGTAATGTATGACAAATATGCAGGAACCCAGGTAAAAATTGACGGTGATGATCACCTCATCGTGAGCTTCTCCGACATTATTGCAATCATTAAGTAG
- a CDS encoding Hsp20/alpha crystallin family protein — MYQSVLDDLFELNREMNRIFNGTGYRGYGAWPETNMYENKESYVLVSKVPGMSRDDIEVSIQDNTLSISGSRKKDQQENMKIHLNERFQGDFQRNFLLNERIDTDHIKAETENGLLIIRLPKSPESKPKKIEIQ, encoded by the coding sequence ATGTATCAAAGCGTATTGGATGACCTGTTTGAATTGAACCGGGAAATGAACCGGATTTTTAACGGCACCGGATACCGGGGTTATGGAGCCTGGCCGGAGACCAACATGTACGAAAACAAGGAAAGTTATGTGCTCGTTTCCAAGGTTCCCGGCATGTCCAGGGATGATATCGAAGTGAGCATCCAGGACAACACCCTGAGTATCTCCGGCTCACGGAAGAAGGATCAGCAGGAAAACATGAAAATACATCTGAATGAACGGTTTCAGGGAGATTTTCAGCGGAATTTTCTGCTGAACGAACGGATCGATACGGATCACATCAAGGCGGAAACAGAGAACGGACTGCTCATTATCCGTCTGCCGAAATCACCGGAGTCCAAACCGAAAAAGATCGAAATACAGTAA
- a CDS encoding helicase C-terminal domain-containing protein: protein MVSADSRIPQHIAHLMRETVSQARNREVLFVCTQDEEGMLASARAVARGNDGMVPAPEPHMREGQVIVHNHPSGTLNPSDADVSVAARLASQGIGSWIVDNSVRNLYIITEAYEAPKKTELDLQRLADMLLPGGGLSRLQPDFEPRDPQLEMLEEVVKAFNENLIVVSEAGTGVGKSLAYLIPAAAWVLQNRERVVISTATINLQQQILEKDIPTVRRLFKDSGGDEIKVVLAKGRNQYLCQSRLQELIEEEGLFGEEQLDEIRRWAEVTETGDRSDLPFNPDPSLWARVNSDADACSELRCSRRGSCFLQKARKAAASAHIVVTNHHLLFADLAIRKEGFGQDATVILPAFQRLIIDEAHNVEGAATSYFSEEFNRFTLHKYANMLLRQRRSRAGGIIPSLRKSAGVRFEGAEALLQSMRSRVQELDDALLPFLDQQNSLRLAADPNELPGNHEKSELETVLFEQLGRFQQSVLDTVELLADEFKSLDDSDSDEPRIAELRIMIRRLEGVAKICGDFREYATRPDLVYWLDRRRSSAGDRFVHFTATPIEVGPILQEAMFDQYESIVLTSATLSVNKSIQYWQRRVGLLNNDRLVFKSMESPFDYSRRVLLGVPNDAPSPSSGEQYSSWLQGFVMRMLDISEGHALILFTSYSMLTQVYEYCKPLLVQRGITCFRQGDDDRNRLMSSFQKEVSSVLFATHSFWEGIDAPGDALKLLIISRLPFRVPTEPVLLARTDAIQSRGGNPFFELSLPEAVMKLKQGFGRLMRRKSDRGVVLITDNRVITKRYGRNFIDSLPPARLVVESSDRLAGEVERVLYEDMDS, encoded by the coding sequence CCGATGTGTCTGTGGCCGCACGGCTGGCCTCACAGGGTATCGGAAGCTGGATCGTGGATAACAGCGTGCGGAATCTCTACATCATCACTGAAGCGTATGAAGCGCCGAAAAAAACCGAGCTGGACTTGCAGCGTCTGGCGGACATGCTGCTGCCCGGCGGCGGTTTATCCAGGCTTCAGCCCGATTTTGAGCCCCGGGACCCTCAGCTTGAAATGCTTGAAGAGGTGGTGAAAGCTTTCAATGAAAATCTGATAGTAGTCAGCGAAGCGGGCACCGGGGTGGGAAAGAGTCTGGCGTATCTCATCCCGGCAGCCGCCTGGGTGCTCCAGAACCGTGAACGGGTGGTTATCTCCACCGCAACCATCAACCTGCAGCAGCAGATTCTCGAGAAGGATATCCCCACGGTTCGCCGGCTCTTCAAGGATTCCGGGGGTGATGAGATCAAGGTGGTGCTGGCCAAGGGGCGCAACCAGTATCTCTGCCAGAGCCGGCTGCAGGAACTTATTGAGGAAGAGGGGCTGTTCGGCGAAGAGCAGCTGGATGAGATCAGGCGATGGGCGGAGGTAACCGAGACAGGGGACCGCAGCGACCTGCCGTTTAACCCCGATCCTTCCCTGTGGGCCCGGGTGAACTCCGACGCCGATGCCTGCAGCGAACTACGCTGTTCCCGCCGGGGAAGCTGTTTTCTCCAGAAGGCCCGGAAGGCTGCCGCCTCCGCTCATATCGTGGTGACCAACCATCACCTGCTGTTCGCCGACCTGGCCATTCGAAAGGAAGGGTTCGGACAGGATGCAACTGTCATTCTGCCGGCTTTTCAACGACTGATTATCGACGAGGCCCACAATGTGGAGGGAGCGGCAACCAGCTATTTCAGCGAGGAATTCAACCGCTTCACCCTGCATAAATACGCCAATATGCTCCTGCGCCAGCGACGCAGCCGGGCTGGGGGAATTATCCCCTCCCTCCGAAAAAGCGCCGGCGTCCGTTTTGAGGGTGCGGAGGCATTGCTCCAGTCCATGCGCAGCAGGGTGCAGGAACTGGACGACGCCCTTCTTCCCTTCCTGGATCAGCAGAACTCCCTGCGCTTGGCGGCGGATCCCAATGAGCTTCCCGGAAATCATGAAAAGAGCGAGCTGGAGACCGTGCTCTTTGAGCAGCTCGGAAGATTTCAGCAGTCTGTTCTGGATACCGTGGAGCTCCTGGCTGACGAGTTCAAAAGTCTTGACGATTCGGACAGCGACGAGCCCAGAATCGCAGAGCTGCGGATCATGATCCGCCGTCTGGAGGGGGTGGCAAAAATCTGCGGGGATTTCCGGGAATATGCCACCCGCCCGGACCTGGTGTACTGGCTGGACCGGCGACGAAGCTCCGCCGGGGATCGCTTTGTTCACTTCACCGCAACCCCCATCGAAGTTGGACCGATTCTTCAGGAAGCCATGTTTGACCAGTACGAAAGCATCGTGCTCACAAGTGCAACCCTTTCGGTGAACAAATCGATCCAGTACTGGCAGCGGAGGGTGGGGCTGTTGAACAACGACAGGCTCGTGTTTAAAAGCATGGAGAGTCCGTTCGATTACAGCCGCCGGGTGCTGCTGGGGGTTCCCAACGATGCCCCCAGCCCGTCGTCGGGGGAACAGTACTCCTCCTGGCTCCAGGGTTTTGTGATGCGGATGCTGGATATCTCCGAGGGCCACGCGTTGATTCTGTTCACCAGCTACTCCATGCTCACCCAGGTGTACGAGTACTGCAAACCCCTGCTAGTTCAACGGGGTATCACCTGCTTCAGGCAGGGGGACGATGACCGCAACCGTCTGATGAGCAGCTTTCAGAAGGAAGTAAGCTCGGTGCTCTTTGCAACCCACAGTTTCTGGGAAGGTATCGACGCCCCCGGCGACGCCCTGAAACTGCTGATCATCAGCAGACTGCCGTTCCGGGTACCCACGGAACCGGTGCTACTGGCCAGAACAGATGCAATTCAGAGCCGGGGGGGGAATCCCTTTTTCGAATTGAGTCTGCCCGAGGCGGTGATGAAGCTGAAGCAGGGATTCGGAAGGCTGATGCGCCGGAAGAGTGACAGGGGCGTGGTGCTGATTACCGATAACCGGGTGATTACCAAACGCTACGGGCGGAACTTCATCGACTCTCTGCCTCCGGCCCGGCTGGTTGTGGAATCTTCAGACCGTCTGGCGGGGGAAGTTGAGCGGGTTCTCTACGAGGATATGGATTCCTGA
- a CDS encoding sigma-70 family RNA polymerase sigma factor has product MSQATEKRINGNTKSNDENILTMYLKEINKIPLLSREEEVDLATRARDGEQAAKDKLVQANLRFVVNVAKKYQNQGLPLTDLISEGNIGLLNAIERFDVDKGFHFISYAVWWIRQAILKAICEKSRMIRLPLNRANELVQIEKARKGISGRVGETEEIREIARTLNMDEEHVTDLVNISREHVSLETPVYKEKDSSMLSDFVEDNVNALPEDLVLHDSLKNDINNILTTLTEKEAEIIQFRFGLNGYAPMSLKEIGDRYNLTKERIRQIEKKAIKRLQHPTRSRYLSSYVA; this is encoded by the coding sequence ATGAGCCAGGCAACAGAAAAGCGTATTAACGGTAACACCAAAAGTAATGATGAAAATATTCTTACCATGTATCTGAAAGAAATAAATAAAATCCCCCTTCTCTCCCGTGAAGAAGAAGTGGACCTTGCCACCCGTGCCCGGGACGGTGAACAGGCGGCCAAGGACAAACTTGTCCAGGCAAACCTTCGCTTTGTTGTGAATGTTGCGAAAAAGTATCAGAATCAGGGCCTTCCCCTCACTGACCTCATCAGTGAAGGAAATATCGGCCTTCTGAATGCCATTGAGCGTTTCGATGTGGATAAAGGCTTTCATTTTATCTCCTATGCAGTATGGTGGATTCGTCAGGCCATCCTCAAGGCGATCTGCGAAAAGAGCCGGATGATCCGTCTGCCGCTGAACAGAGCCAATGAACTTGTACAAATAGAGAAAGCCCGAAAAGGCATTTCCGGACGGGTGGGTGAAACCGAAGAGATTCGGGAGATCGCCCGGACACTGAACATGGACGAAGAACATGTAACCGACCTGGTGAATATCAGCCGGGAACATGTTTCCCTGGAAACACCGGTATACAAGGAAAAAGACAGCTCCATGCTCAGCGACTTTGTTGAAGACAATGTGAATGCACTGCCTGAGGATCTGGTACTTCATGATTCACTGAAAAATGATATCAACAACATCCTCACCACCCTTACCGAGAAGGAAGCTGAAATTATTCAATTCCGTTTCGGATTGAACGGCTATGCTCCAATGAGTCTCAAGGAGATTGGTGACCGTTACAACCTTACCAAGGAACGGATCAGACAGATTGAGAAAAAGGCCATAAAGCGGCTTCAGCATCCCACCAGAAGCCGATATCTCTCCTCCTATGTTGCCTGA
- a CDS encoding diacylglycerol/lipid kinase family protein, which yields MSDPYFRVLINPHRYPRYIKRLKKKIRKVPGGRIQEAGSKEDFSRGIRDFLYSDEKYLLVWGGDGTAHLAINSWMKHLEENDLPGDSGGGKPGGPNSSGETGKGDTGRSNSGGGAALPMDQKAIGFLRGGSGNGIQDSYEVPFLLSSQISTYLQSMQQGYTQQVDLLTVGSGRELRYAQLAGTGFDAELLRRREAALARRGGRPSGLAQYLKGGLSLFREDFLARRNSFHLIMENGKYALRSTRANAELGFTRLEYEQTPLMIEAGTRPFYGRMFKVCPDVVCNDGRMDVYQFMFENKWQILSNLLPLWNGWHNRINRNQAEKGRPLIERYEVERLKIISATPFLYHIDGELEECREQNGEYSLSLGIAPGAIRFLVPGSFHRKFHPENLYHQGKVWK from the coding sequence ATGAGCGATCCATATTTTCGGGTGCTGATCAATCCCCATCGGTATCCCCGTTACATCAAACGCCTGAAGAAAAAGATCAGGAAGGTACCCGGCGGGCGGATTCAGGAAGCCGGAAGCAAGGAAGATTTTTCCCGGGGCATCCGAGACTTCCTGTACAGTGATGAGAAGTACCTTCTGGTTTGGGGGGGCGACGGTACCGCCCATCTGGCCATCAACAGCTGGATGAAGCATCTTGAGGAAAACGATCTACCCGGTGATTCCGGCGGAGGTAAACCCGGCGGCCCGAACAGCAGCGGTGAGACCGGCAAAGGCGACACCGGCCGAAGTAATTCCGGCGGCGGCGCTGCCCTGCCCATGGATCAGAAAGCCATAGGTTTTCTCCGGGGCGGCAGCGGAAACGGCATACAGGACTCCTATGAAGTTCCCTTCCTTCTCTCCAGTCAGATATCAACCTACCTGCAAAGCATGCAGCAGGGCTACACCCAGCAGGTGGATCTGCTCACAGTAGGCAGCGGCCGGGAGCTGCGGTATGCCCAGTTGGCGGGCACCGGTTTCGATGCGGAACTGCTGAGAAGACGGGAAGCGGCTCTTGCACGGCGGGGCGGAAGGCCCAGCGGTCTCGCCCAGTATCTTAAGGGAGGTCTTTCCCTTTTCCGGGAAGATTTTCTTGCCCGGCGAAACAGCTTCCATCTGATCATGGAAAATGGAAAGTACGCCCTGCGCAGCACCCGGGCCAATGCCGAGCTGGGCTTCACCCGGCTTGAGTACGAACAGACCCCTCTGATGATCGAAGCGGGAACCCGCCCGTTTTACGGCCGGATGTTCAAGGTCTGTCCCGATGTGGTGTGCAATGACGGCAGGATGGACGTGTATCAATTCATGTTTGAAAACAAATGGCAGATCCTCTCCAACCTTCTGCCTCTCTGGAACGGGTGGCATAACCGGATCAACCGGAACCAGGCGGAGAAGGGACGCCCTCTCATCGAACGCTATGAAGTGGAACGGCTGAAAATAATATCTGCTACCCCGTTTTTGTATCATATTGACGGTGAATTGGAAGAATGCAGGGAACAAAACGGAGAATACTCCCTTAGTCTGGGAATTGCTCCCGGTGCAATCCGTTTTCTGGTTCCCGGGAGCTTCCACAGAAAATTTCACCCCGAGAACCTGTATCATCAGGGAAAGGTATGGAAGTGA
- a CDS encoding TIGR03546 family protein, which translates to MLKSISRFFAAINGYQRPGELAAGAACGVILGVLPGGNASWWILFIVFALVKINKGAMILVMLLFMWLASSLDPLLHSLGYGILTAPALNPLFTRMASLPLVPLTRFNNTLVMGGLAAALPLWLISYAVFRLLVKFYRSYIRDTIIRPRLLPWIKRVPILRHMYRALEILFGAGEGVWRS; encoded by the coding sequence ATGCTGAAATCAATATCGCGGTTTTTCGCCGCCATCAACGGCTACCAGCGGCCAGGGGAGCTGGCTGCCGGAGCTGCCTGCGGGGTGATTCTGGGAGTGCTTCCCGGAGGAAACGCCAGCTGGTGGATTCTCTTTATTGTATTTGCATTGGTAAAAATCAATAAGGGTGCAATGATTCTGGTGATGCTACTTTTCATGTGGCTTGCAAGCAGTCTGGATCCCCTGCTTCACAGTCTGGGATATGGAATTCTCACCGCTCCGGCCCTGAATCCTCTTTTCACCCGAATGGCGTCACTTCCTCTGGTTCCATTGACCCGCTTCAATAACACTCTGGTAATGGGAGGTCTGGCCGCTGCCCTGCCTCTGTGGCTGATCAGTTACGCTGTGTTCCGTCTGCTGGTGAAATTCTACCGAAGCTACATCCGGGACACTATTATTCGTCCCCGACTTCTCCCCTGGATTAAACGGGTACCGATTCTCCGGCATATGTACCGGGCATTGGAGATTCTCTTCGGCGCAGGGGAGGGTGTATGGCGGTCATGA